One Oryza glaberrima chromosome 11, OglaRS2, whole genome shotgun sequence genomic region harbors:
- the LOC127754655 gene encoding probable galacturonosyltransferase-like 7, translating into MQHGTCPESVFFHLLVSDPALGDLVRAVFPQLQFKVYYFDTGVMVVDLGRWRRTGYTRRIERWMEIQKSPAGRIYELGSLPPFLLVFAGHVAPIEHRWNQHGLNGDNVFGRCRDLHPGPVSLLHWSGSGKPWARLGAGLPCPLDTLWAPFDLYGPTDSAAEGSR; encoded by the coding sequence ATGCAGCACGGCACGTGCCCCGAGAGCgtcttcttccacctcctcgTCTCCGACCCAGCGCTTGGCGACCTCGTCCGCGCCGTGTTCCCGCAGCTCCAGTTCAAGGTCTATTACTTCGACACGGGCGTCATGGTGGTCGACCTCGGCAGGTGGCGGCGAACAGGCTACACGCGTCGCATCGAGCGGTGGATGGAGATACAGAAGTCGCCGGCGGGGCGCATCTACGAGCTCGGGTCGTTGCCGCCCTTCCTGCTGGTGTTCGCGGGGCACGTGGCGCCGATCGAGCACCGGTGGAACCAGCACGGCCTCAACGGCGATAACGTGTTCGGCAGATGCCGCGACCTCCACCCGGGGCCGGTGAGCCTGCTGCATTGGTCCGGCTCCGGCAAGCCGTGGGCGCGGCTCGGCGCCGGGCTGCCGTGCCCGCTCGACACGCTCTGGGCGCCGTTCGACCTGTACGGCCCGACCGACTCCGCCGCAGAAGGGTCCCGGTAA